One window from the genome of Cyclobacterium amurskyense encodes:
- a CDS encoding sulfite oxidase codes for MATTDNPNRRNFIKKTALGSMAALLGTKIVYALPENYTPVALEQDNDPGKLFGKHKDMIVLNNKPWNVESRAHLLDDAVTPADKMFIRNNGLIPEKIDPEKWTLTIKGEAITKEKTYTLQELKTKFPVHTYQLVLECGGNGRKEYYPPAKGNQWSLGAVSCAKWTGIRLKDLLKDAGINDNAVYVGYHGADKHISRDPNKQPISRGIPISKAMDDYTIIAFAMNGEDIPIAHGHPLRLIASGFPASVSGKWLEGLSIRDKVHDGEKMAAPSYSIPKLPVEPGAEVKNEDMKIIESMPVKSLVSYPKSGAIIKPNQALEIRGHAWTGAEHITKVEYSIDFGATWHACNLEKAANRYSWQHFKAKINFPQEGYYEVWAKATDNTGLSQPMVTPGWNPKGYLNNACHRIAIKVS; via the coding sequence ATGGCAACAACAGATAATCCCAATAGGAGAAACTTCATAAAAAAGACAGCCTTGGGTTCAATGGCTGCGCTATTGGGCACCAAAATCGTCTATGCACTTCCTGAAAACTACACCCCTGTGGCACTTGAACAGGACAATGATCCTGGCAAACTTTTTGGGAAGCATAAGGACATGATTGTATTAAATAACAAGCCCTGGAATGTGGAATCCAGAGCCCACTTATTGGATGATGCAGTCACCCCTGCCGATAAAATGTTCATCAGGAACAATGGCTTGATTCCCGAAAAAATAGACCCAGAAAAATGGACCTTGACCATAAAAGGAGAGGCCATAACAAAAGAAAAAACTTACACCCTTCAAGAACTTAAGACAAAATTCCCTGTCCACACCTATCAACTCGTCCTCGAATGTGGGGGAAATGGCAGAAAAGAGTATTATCCACCCGCCAAGGGAAATCAATGGTCATTGGGAGCTGTATCTTGTGCCAAGTGGACAGGTATTAGGCTGAAAGACTTATTGAAAGACGCGGGCATAAATGACAATGCCGTTTATGTGGGCTACCATGGTGCTGACAAACACATCAGTCGTGACCCAAACAAGCAGCCTATATCAAGAGGAATTCCCATTAGCAAAGCCATGGACGATTACACCATTATAGCATTTGCTATGAATGGAGAGGATATACCTATAGCCCATGGACATCCTCTGCGATTAATTGCATCTGGGTTCCCTGCTTCTGTTTCAGGAAAATGGCTGGAAGGCTTATCCATAAGAGACAAAGTTCATGATGGTGAGAAAATGGCAGCTCCCTCCTATTCAATCCCCAAATTACCAGTAGAACCTGGTGCTGAGGTGAAAAACGAGGACATGAAAATCATTGAAAGCATGCCTGTAAAATCTCTGGTTTCCTACCCTAAATCAGGGGCAATAATAAAACCAAATCAGGCTCTGGAAATCAGAGGTCATGCATGGACAGGTGCTGAGCATATCACTAAGGTGGAGTACAGCATTGACTTTGGAGCCACCTGGCATGCTTGCAACCTTGAAAAAGCAGCAAACCGTTATTCTTGGCAACATTTTAAAGCCAAAATAAATTTCCCTCAGGAAGGTTACTATGAAGTTTGGGCAAAAGCTACGGACAACACAGGACTTAGCCAACCGATGGTTACACCAGGTTGGAACCCTAAAGGATACCTTAACAATGCTTGTCATAGAATTGCTATAAAAGTATCATAA